ACGCCCGTTAGATTTGTTAATCAAAGCATGATCGTTAATTATTTAGCAACCTTACCACGGCCATAACATTCGCGCACGCTCAGACTGGGCGCTCATGTGGGGAACTGACGCCATATTAATTTGTATCCCTGACTACCCCACGTTCTGCTTCACGGCCATCGTTGGAAGTCGGAATTATGGCAAGCTTATGAAAATCATTCGAAACTGGAGCTCGGAGCGGACGAACCGCCGGAAATGGGCAAACCATTTTCCATGCCGGCTTGCCGGTTATCACATACACATGCATAATTGTTATTGAAGCTGCAAGGAACCCCGAAGCGAGGCTTTTTGATGAACCGGATAAGGAACTGGGAATCAACAGATCCGcgcaaaacaaagttcaacGGGAAACGGCTACAGAAACGGAACGCTCTTCCTACCTTTCTCCGTTTGTCTAGTGTGagtttggccactttttcccGCGACAccaaatcgaagaaaatctGCCGACGGCACACTGATTAAACTTGTTTGGGCGTCGCTCgctcgagccgagccgagcagaaATGGATTAAAAGATTAGATTACGCCGACGAGCGGAGCATTGGTGTCGAGATTCGCGGTGTCGCCGTGTGAAAGCCGCAGAAAAGCCCTCTGACGTAAGCCCTAGCTCCggctgggaaaagttttccgtcgCGACACGCAAGCGCACCGCAACACGCGCGGGTCGGGGGTTGCGTGTGTTGCgcttaaaagaaaaacaaaaacagcgcCCTCTAAAGCGTACCGCGGCTTGTCACGACCGGGCCTTATCCGGCACGCTGGCGAGTCACGAGTTATGAAGAAATTCTTCTCCGCGGCGAGGATGGCGAGATAATGCCGCGAGATAACGACTCGGAAATAAATATCATAATCTGTTTGCCGAAATGACAACAGAATGTTTTCAAGTATTTAGCCACGAGAGTTTAATTAATCCCACTTTGGGTGGgcacgtgtgtgcatgtgtgtggaGGTGCTTCCCTTATTGTTACCACAAAGCAAAGCCCAAGCCCAAAGCCGTGTAACGGGTTTTTGCTGGTTGGTTCGAAATGTTCACCCTTTACGGTTCGCACGGTAAATGAACTCTAGCGTTAAACAACAACCGTGGCGGGGAAAGGAGTCAATTCTTTATCCATTTTATCTCTGGAGGCACCAATTCtgggcgaaaagaaatgaattttcaaattgGTGTGCTGTAACGGATAGCACTTAAATTTGAATCTTTAGATTCAATCGCTTTAGACTCATTTCAAAAGCGAAGCTCTAGATCGGTTTGAGATGGCATACCTGCTTACAAATACAACTCTAACCAATAAAGCGTTCGTACGAAAGGAGGCTTGGAAATCCTATTATGTCGCGCACAATTTTGTGCAGCATTGTTCTATACCATTTTTTCATAATGTTCTTTCCGCTATTGTTCCAAAATTAAACTAAAGTTCTGCCAAAGCCGGTGGCGCAGAAGCGCGTCGCGGTATTGGTGCGCCCTCTGCCTGAAACGATACGAACTATcagccatattttcttgcattttaAATAGCAATATTTTCTCACGCGGGAAAGAGCCATATGTTGTTATGTCAAACCGATCGCGTCGATTTGAAGAGCGCGTAAAAGCAGTAAAAGTAACCGTCGAAAGGTAAACATGAGAATGTCGCAGAAAGGCGAGGTGCAGATTTCGAACGCGCCGGTCGACGTGATTTCGGCCGCCAAGTTTGCGCCATCCAGCAACCAGTTCCTGCTCGTTTCGTCGTGGGACACCAGCGTGCGGCTGTACGATGTGACCAGCAACACTTTGCGCCACAAGTTCTTTCACTCTTCGCCCGTTTTGGACTGTTCGTTTCTGGTACGTCGCGTTGTTCCGGGGTCGTTGGTGCGGAGCTAACAGGGACCTCTTTTGCAGGACTCGGTCAAAACGGTAAGCGGCGGACTGGACAATGGCGTGAAACTGTACGATCTCAACACACACATCGAGAGTAACCTCGGTTCGCACGATGCAGCGGTCAAGTGCGTGGAGTACTCGTCGATGGTGAACGGCATCCTGACCGGGAGCTGGGACCGCACGGTGAAGCTGTGGGACGCCCGGGAGCGGGAGTGCGTCGGGTCGTACGAGCAGAGCGGCGGCAAGGTGTACGCGATGAGCTGCATCGAGGAgaagctggtggtggccacctcGGAGCGCAAGGTGTTGATCTGGGACCTGCGCCACATGGGAAACTACACCGAGCGGCGCGAGTCTTCGCTCAAGTACCAGACCCGCTCGGTGCGCTGCTTCCCGAACAAGGAGGGCTACGTGATGGGCTCGATCGAGGGTCGTGTGGCGGTCGAGTTCTTCGACGTGAGCCCGGAGGTGCAGGCGAAGAAGTACGCGTTCAAGTGCCACCGGGGCAAAGTTAACAATGTGGAACACATCTATCCGGTGAACGCGATCAGCTTCCACAACACGCACAACACCTTCGCGACCGGTGGTTCCGATGGCTACGTGAACATCTGGGACGGGTTCAACAAGAAGCGACTCTGCCAGTTCCATCTGTACGACACATCCATCTCCAGTCTGTGCTTCAGCAACGACGGAACCACACTGGCCATCGCCTGCTCGTACATGGACGAGGCGGAGCAACCACCGGAGCCGTACCCGACGCCGGCCCTCTACGTGCGGTACGTGAACGAGCAGGAAACACGCCCCAAATAGGGGGACCGACCATTGGCCCGAGTGTGGTCCATACAGTACCCGTGATGCTTCTAATCTAAATGATACCTTTTTAATAGTCGTTAAGCGTGCAGCTCCCGGGTGCAGCGTGATGCTTCCGATTGCACCGACGGGAGATTACATCCTCCACCGGATTTGAATATAAAATCAACTCTTTCAAGAAGATACCGCAACAACTTTCGACTTTCGCAACGCCACATTACGTCCACCGACCACCGCACGGAAGTGAACGGTATCACCATCGTAAGATTATCCGGAAGCTGTCGGGAAGATGGTGCCGGTCCTTGGTACGGCCAACTCGTCTCTCTAGATTAAATGTGGCCAGTGTGGTCACGTGTGGGGGCCCCGTTAGCTGAGCGCAATTGACTGGCTGTGGCGAGGAAAATGCTTAAGAAAACCCACTCTGCCGGCCGTCGGAGAAATTAGTCCGTCCGTCGGCGAAGGCAAAACTTTGCCTCCGGTTACTTGTGCCATTTTTGCTCCACTGCCCACTACTGAGATCGAGATGAGCGGTGAGCAGAGGCAGTTCTGGGAACGAAACTGCATCCAATGTGTCTTCCTTCGACCGTATGTTGCGCTGACCACTTGTGTAATCTTGTGCCCGTTCGCTGTACTCGATATGCGCCGTTCCAACGGAAACCAGCCAACCAGCGGGAGAGTGCGGTAACCTCTAACGAACCAAATCTGTCCAACTCGTTACGAAAGCTGGCGGTGTGCTGAGGGTGAGCTGGTGAGAATTTACGCTCAATTTTATCCTTACTCCGACTCCCGGCCTCGCAAGATGTTTTACCAAGAAACCATCGCACAGGGATCGTTCCGGTTAGGTGTCGTCCGGTGCGACCCCCGGATGCGTCCGTTCGTAGAATTCGCTTCCggcgaaaagtttgcccaTAAAACTGTGTCCGATAAACGGCAAAGACAAGCAAAAGTCGTTTTTAGGTAATGGCCGGCCCGCACTCTGGCGGGTGTCGTGGTGCGGCAAATATCGTGCTTCCGGATCGTCGTGCGCGCCCTCAGTCCAGAACCGGTCCAGAACGACACGAGGAGCGGGAGTTCAAAGCTAACGAAGTTCGCCAAAGAATTGCAGCCACCAATCAGCGGCCACGGTCCGTGGCGAATAAAGATATGCCAAAGAGAAGAGCCAAATTGTAATACTAACCGCAATCAGGGATTGAATGCGAGCCGGCGGCGCAGCCACAGGCAATACCGACCAGCGAGGCAGACACTCTGGCGGTtggcggaaaacttttccggttccagcgCCGAATGGGGAAAGTGCGGCAGCTCGTCGTAACCGTTTCGATTCGAAGGGCGTTTTTTTGGCCCGGGGAGGCCTCACTGCGGAAGCGTAACACTCGGATGTCCTTGCGAAAAGAGATAACATTGCTTTCATGGGTTTCGAAAGATTCGCTTTGATcgagtgaaaattgaattttggttAAATGGATCGTGCTGCTGGGCGTTATGTTTATTTACCAAAGCTCATTGTTGCCGACATTACGGACAATCGACGGACCAATTGGGACGTAATCGAAAGGATTATGATGGATTAGAGTATTAATATTTGAACCACCGGCACTCGGTCCAGTGTTCCTATTTGAAACTATGTTCCTATTTGATTACAGATGACATACTTTATGaccacgccaccaccgtccaTTTGTATGCCATCTGGTTCCGCGTCGTGGCTGACCAAAAAAGCAATCCTTTCCACTTTGGCGATGGGATTCGCTGGTGGTGTGATAAGTTCATAAACCACCGGCCACGCCACAGACACACCCGGCACGACCCGAAATGCTCATCCCGTAATGGAAAAGAATGGACCGATTTAAACCCGCTCGCTTCCGGTGTACCGGTGAAGGGGTGTGCGATTGAGATTCAGGGCAAAAAGGATTAGGGAGCACAGCGGGGGCCCATAGTGGAACTACGCCGGCCGGATAATCACGTCTCACGCGGAGAGCAGCTTCGACGCATGAACGCGGTGGAAGATGAAAGCGAATGTGAGGCAATACGTTGTTCCTGGCCGGTACCGGAACACTGAACCGGACCgcacggtccggtccgagtTTGATGTTATGGCCGCAAATTTGTCTACGTTCGCCGGGGATCAAGGACGTCCGCCCGGGGTTCGTGCTAGGGCCACGGTGCCGAAACGAGAACCTAAAAAAGTGCTGCCCCCCCGTTACAGTATGTGGGCTTCGCGCAATCTTCGTTGATGACAATCGTTACTCGTTGGATATTTATGAGCGCCGGAGCGGACCGGGCAGTGTGGCCGAACCGACGTGATCCGGCGCAGCTGGTGCGGTGGTCAGCACACTGTTCGAGCGACCCACCCCGAAATGGAGCTTGCGTCGGCCAAACAGATCGTAAATAGTGCTTCATTACTTTCATCCTAGATCCTAGGCCATCTTTATCCACGCCCCGGCTGAGTCCTCCTTTCGGCCGTGTTCCGCCGTGAGGAACTAGTACAAAACTGTCATCAATTATGAATCCTCCATTTAGAGTGAGTATCACGCAAGTGCACCGGAAGGTTTCGTCGCCCAGCGCGCGTCAACGAGCGGTCACGTTTTGTAATCGATTCATGGGTCGGTCCTGTTCCCGGCGTGATGGCGGCcattaatgttttatgccGACGAGCGCGCCAACGCGCCATGGATTCTAGTGCGCCCCTTGTCACTTTTCTTtcagttccgtttcgtttgcctATCTGGAGCGGAAGATCTAGGAGGAAGTCCTTGCCGCAATGTAGCAACAGTGTGTTTAAGTAAAAAGTTCACCGGGTGTTGACACGGAACCGCGGGTGGCCTTATCGCGGCGAACCCCACCACGAAAGTCCTGGGTGAGGTTCCCGCGAAAATAAATACGGACGACAAGATGGCTTCCCATTTTATCTGTCATTTTTTTTAGGTCTTGCTCTCCCAAGCCccggccagtcagccagctGGCCGTTTCTTTCCGGGTCTTATCTACCGCTGGACACGATTACATGACGGAGGAAGACACTTTTTAGCGGAACTTTCTAAAGGCGCCCGGGTCGGAACTTTTGCAACCGCTGTCACCTGGTAAACGGTGCCGACCGGAAGTGTGTTTGCCCTGGGATGGGTTAAAATTGGGCGAAAAGACACGTCGTTATCTGTCATCTGGGTGGCACGGAACCGAGACCCACCTTATGCTTCCGAGAGATTATTTCTTTCCGCGCTCCATTGTTTACCGAACGCGCGGTGCCCCGTGCACCACGATAAGGCCACGGATTTCTTCGGAGGTTTTTGGGGCTTCCAGCAGAAAACGTTTCGGGCGGTCGGGGATTTCGTGGAATCGCAACCGGATCGGCAGAAACAATGAGATCTGAGACACGGCACACACCCCTGGGGGGGAGCAGGATTGTTACAAAATTGCTTGATGCTGTAATTCTGGCGGGTTTTGAAGCATTTGGTGCCCTAGTCGACGTAACGGCGACGTCCCCCATCTATGTAATCCAATTAGCGCAGGGAACACAGTTCGTGATAAGTGTATCATCTTCGTTACACTCGTCCCGTGCCCAGTAATTAGATGCCTTTTGGGACAAGACCCGGCTGACTTCTTCCGCTGCATTATGCATCAAACTAaagcgcaccgaaaaaaaaggcgaccGGTCCTGGGAAAGTCATCTATTACGAATGCTCCAggacaaaaacgaaaaaaaaccggttgacttcgccttcgccgttACAAAGTCTGCATGAATTTTACATTGTACCCAGAAACGACCCCCAGCGGGGGGCTCGTGCCCAAGACTAGGTTGAATAATTCCTTCACGGTGTGTTTCGCAAAACTCGCATCGGAACGCCCAGGCAGAAAAGGGAAGTCGGATAAGGGCCCCTGCGCGGCTGCAAAGGGCGAGGcttttcccggcccgacccggccctgCCCGGAGTGGCGTTTGCCGATTTAATTCttcaccgtcgccggtcgccggtcgccggtggaaggaaataaattttgcaacTGCGAGGCCGCTTACGAGTGTGAtgattttcgtttattttgctCCGGCGCCCGGAAAGGACGCCGTTCCTTCCTTTGCGTAGCTCAGTAACGAGGCCGAAGAGGCTCACAAATCGGTGCCCGGAAGGCTCGCACTTGACAGATGGTGTCTGCGGATTTACgctcccggccggccccggtcggaATTTGTTTGAATTCTCTGTAAGCCAACTTTTGCCTGGGGCCGCTGTTTGCCGTCCCGATAAAAGCCTCAAAGATTAGCCCTGTGTTGGGTGATTAATATTGTTGACAGGACGAGCCGGAAACAGGACCCGATCGCCCCGAGGGGAACACGACGACACCCTTAAGTCACGGTGTGTGATAGAAATAGATAAACTTTATTCACTCtgcgctctccctctctctctctctctctctctgtctggctCTCTCGCCAAATGGTCCCAAACATTAAAATCAACATGAAATCGATCGGGCGCGAGGATCGCGCGTATTTACACTTAACCTCAAACTATGTACAATACTGATGCGGAACCGTGAATGCGGAAGCGTGTGACGTCATCGATCCGTCAGCTGGCCGCTTAAACCGCAAGGACACCGAGCGCACCGCTCACGAGCAGCATAGGGAGCAACAGGACGGACACAACGGAACTGGTGGCACCGGATCGGGCACCAAAAACTCCGGCCGCGGCGAGCCGGCTCGAGGCCGGCGTCGTACCCTCGTACTGGAACCGGAGTCCGTTGTCGAACGGTTCACCGGACAGACTGGCTCCGTCCCCATACAGATACTTGGTGTCACTGTTGAACGGATTGTCCGGCGTCTCGACGTAGCTGAGGCCGGCCGTCTTGGCGCGCAGTATACGGAAGTTCACCTCGAGCGGGTTGAGGCGGCCGGCGACGAAGTTGTGGAGCCGGTTGACCACCGCGTACAGGTAGCCCTCGTGGTCGAAGCCCATACTGTCGACCCACTGGATGTAGGTGGCGTCCCGGGCCACGATCTGCTGGTTCTTCTCCGTGAACGGCCGGTACGTGTCCCACCGGGCGATCGCGTGCTCCCCAAGCAGCCCGTAGTACAGGACGCCCTGATTGTCCATGATCATCCCGTCCGTCTGCGACTGCTTCCGGCCGTAGTCGGTGACGGCCTCGAGAATATCGCGCGGCGTCGCCCGTGCATTAAACTCCGGGTCACGGAGCAGGGACGCCGGCAGCGAGTAGATGTGGTAGCTCGAGAGCGGACTGTAGTACACGTTCCGCTCGTAGTTCTGGCTCCCGGCTCCCAACCCAGACCGCGAGCTCTCCGTTTCCGATTCCAGGTTTGGGTTGTAGTACGGCCCAAGCGCAATGCTGTCGATGTGGATCGAAAAGTTCAGCTCGGTCCCGTTCACGGCGAACCGGACCGCGTTCCGGGCCGCTCGCATCGAGTTGTTCTCCCGGACCTTCCACGAGCGGAGCAGGCGACGTGAGAAGACCACGATGCCCGGATCGGCCCCACTGTTGTCGGTGATGTACGCGAACCCACCGTAcgcgtcgtcgacgacgatctTGTTCAGATAGTTGTTGCCGGCCGGGACGACCGACTCGGGGAACTGGTAGCGCAACAGGACGGTGCCGTTGCGCTTcaggtccagcagcagcagcttcggtGGGCAAACCACGTGATCCGCTCCTGTGAAGGGTACGTAGGGTTAGTAAGCGAGGGATCATCGAGCCGGGGAATCGGACTTACCGCGGGTCAGGGTTTCGGTACGCCCCGAGTCCACCACCCACATGGTGCCCTGCTTGTCGATGGCGATCCCCTGGACGAACTGGAGGGCCGAGCAATTTCCGCGCTCGTTCATCTCCCACGACGGATACGGGACGATCTCCGGATCGGTCCGTCCGTTATTCTCCGGCCGCACCACGTACCCGAGGGTGGCCGGAACACCGGGCAGCATCCGTGGCACGGTCAGGTAGAGCCGATTCGTGTGTGGCTTACAGTCCGAGATCAGCACGTTCTTCGGGATGTACCGGCCACTGTACAAGGCGTACGATCGCTCGTCTTCCCCGGCGAACGCAAAGTCCAGCACGTTCCACTCGTACATCACCCGGAACTGGCGTTCGCCGGCCGCGGCTGGGGTCGCCGGGGTCGGTGGACTGAGGATATCCAGTTGTGGCCGGTGCAGCTCGTCCAGGTTCTGTTGGGCATCCGATCCCACCAGACCTAGCaccactagcagcagcagcaccaccaccatcttcgGGGAGGCCACCATTCTTCGGGCGCAATTTCACTCAATTAGCCCGAACGCGTTGCGGGTGCGGTCATAAATTGTGGCCCAAAAAGTCACGACACACTCAGGTCACTCTCCTCGAGAAGTCACCGGGGGGAACCAAGTCTCGTCTGGCCACCTCACGCGAGCACCGATCGTGGACTGGGAGATTGGGACAGAGAGCCGAGATCGAGAGTCGCCGTCGACGACCATCAATTATCACTTCGCCACtcgccacccgccgccgccgcctcccgGGAGCGGATCAAATGGGGGACCTacggagagcgagaaaaaaataaataaaataaaacccgaACCGGAGTGGCAGAAAAACATGGTCCCCCCCGCCCGGTCTGAAGGTGTTAATTTAATTGGCAATAATTACGCGATCGCGCGCCTCACGAGCTGCTGACGCGCGATTTGGAGATGCTGGTCGGACAGACCAGGACCAAATGGGTGGCCCAGTGACCGGATGACCGATCGACAGGTTTCACTTGGCTGGAGAAAGGGAGTAGCTCAGTCCGAACATCACGAGGATTTAGGGCTCCCCTTGGGAGGCCATCAAATGCTTTATGCTGCCCACCGGACACCGGGAGtcttgaaaaattaattaatttcagGTCCTGCGCATCCCTCGGatgctcggactcggactaTACATAATTACCATTCCGGTGTCCAGCAGTTCCACGGTTGTAACTCACattgttttattacttccGCAGcggcctgccggccggccggtccggaaAACCCGGTTGACCAGGCCCAAGAGAGCCCAGGCCCTCGCCGATCGTTGCCGATTTTTCATCGGCCAATTATGCTAATTTCAACACTAGCCAACCGCCGCAGCTGGTGGAGTAACTGCAATTGTTGTGAGGTCAACCCGTGGCCGGGTTCTCTGATGAGGCGCCTCCACCGATTCGGAAATTAAGGGGACCCCCAAATGAGTTCCTTCGGCGGGAGTTCCTTGAAGAGAACTCAGGAGCGAGCTGTCCCCACAATAGGCAAGGGGTCCAAAAAAGAACCCAAAACTcggtacagcagcagcagcgccccaCCCCGGGGCGAAATGATAAACTGTTGTGCAACTTActgaataaatttgaataatttaatttgtgcCATTATT
The nucleotide sequence above comes from Anopheles bellator chromosome 1, idAnoBellAS_SP24_06.2, whole genome shotgun sequence. Encoded proteins:
- the LOC131205825 gene encoding mitotic checkpoint protein BUB3-like isoform X1 encodes the protein MRMSQKGEVQISNAPVDVISAAKFAPSSNQFLLVSSWDTSVRLYDVTSNTLRHKFFHSSPVLDCSFLDSVKTVSGGLDNGVKLYDLNTHIESNLGSHDAAVKCVEYSSMVNGILTGSWDRTVKLWDARERECVGSYEQSGGKVYAMSCIEEKLVVATSERKVLIWDLRHMGNYTERRESSLKYQTRSVRCFPNKEGYVMGSIEGRVAVEFFDVSPEVQAKKYAFKCHRGKVNNVEHIYPVNAISFHNTHNTFATGGSDGYVNIWDGFNKKRLCQFHLYDTSISSLCFSNDGTTLAIACSYMDEAEQPPEPYPTPALYVRYVNEQETRPK
- the LOC131205825 gene encoding mitotic checkpoint protein BUB3-like isoform X2, which encodes MMPPQLEISNAPVDVISAAKFAPSSNQFLLVSSWDTSVRLYDVTSNTLRHKFFHSSPVLDCSFLDSVKTVSGGLDNGVKLYDLNTHIESNLGSHDAAVKCVEYSSMVNGILTGSWDRTVKLWDARERECVGSYEQSGGKVYAMSCIEEKLVVATSERKVLIWDLRHMGNYTERRESSLKYQTRSVRCFPNKEGYVMGSIEGRVAVEFFDVSPEVQAKKYAFKCHRGKVNNVEHIYPVNAISFHNTHNTFATGGSDGYVNIWDGFNKKRLCQFHLYDTSISSLCFSNDGTTLAIACSYMDEAEQPPEPYPTPALYVRYVNEQETRPK
- the LOC131216148 gene encoding protein yellow-like, which codes for MVASPKMVVVLLLLVVLGLVGSDAQQNLDELHRPQLDILSPPTPATPAAAGERQFRVMYEWNVLDFAFAGEDERSYALYSGRYIPKNVLISDCKPHTNRLYLTVPRMLPGVPATLGYVVRPENNGRTDPEIVPYPSWEMNERGNCSALQFVQGIAIDKQGTMWVVDSGRTETLTRGADHVVCPPKLLLLDLKRNGTVLLRYQFPESVVPAGNNYLNKIVVDDAYGGFAYITDNSGADPGIVVFSRRLLRSWKVRENNSMRAARNAVRFAVNGTELNFSIHIDSIALGPYYNPNLESETESSRSGLGAGSQNYERNVYYSPLSSYHIYSLPASLLRDPEFNARATPRDILEAVTDYGRKQSQTDGMIMDNQGVLYYGLLGEHAIARWDTYRPFTEKNQQIVARDATYIQWVDSMGFDHEGYLYAVVNRLHNFVAGRLNPLEVNFRILRAKTAGLSYVETPDNPFNSDTKYLYGDGASLSGEPFDNGLRFQYEGTTPASSRLAAAGVFGARSGATSSVVSVLLLPMLLVSGALGVLAV